The genomic interval CACCCGCTTATCCGGTGCGATGTACGAAAACAGCCCGCCCTGATCGGTAAACCTGCCGCGCATGATCGCCTCCGCCGATTCGAGATGATAAAGTGAATTATCAAGCCGCCTCCGTGGCGAGAGGTTCTTCAGCAGACTGCTAGACTAGACTAGGCTGCCTGATCGCGTTTCACCGCCCACAGCGCGAAGGCATAGGCGAGGGCGACCTCGTCGAGGCGGTCGAAGCGGCCGGAAGCGCCGCCGTGTCCCGCACCCATGTTGGTTCGCAGCAGAACCGGGCCGCCCGACGTCATGGTGGCGCGCAGCCGCGCGATCCATTTCGCCGGCTCCCAGTAGGTGACGCGCGGATCGGTCAGCCCGCCCATGGCGAGGATCGCCGGATAGTCCTTCGCCGCGACGTTCTCGTAAGGCGAGTAGGACAGGATGGTGCGGAAATCCTGCTCGCTCGCGATCGGGTTGCCCCATTCCGGCCATTCCGGCGGCGTCAGCGGCAACGTGTCGTCGAGCATGGTGTTGAGCACGTCGACGAACGGCACCTCCGCGACGATGCCGGCGAACAACTCGCCGGCCCGGTTGGCGACCGCGCCCATCAACATGCCCCCGGCGCTACCGCCGTGGCCGACGATCCTCTTCGCAGAGGTATAGTTCGCCGCGATCAGCGCGCGGCCGCTAGCCGCGAAATCGTCGAAGCTGTTGGTTTTTTTCTCGCGCTTGCCGTCGAGATACCAGCCCCAGCCTTTATCCGCGCCGCCGCGGATGTGCGCGATGGCGTAAACGAAGCCGCGGTCGACCAGCGACAGCCGGTTGGCCGAGAACGACGCCGGCATCGCGTGGCCGTAGGAGCCGTAGCCGTAGAGCAGCAGCGGCGCGCGGCCGTCCCGCGCAAAATCCTTGCGATGCAGAATCGAGACCGGAACCTCGGCGCCGTCGTTCGCCTTCGCCACGACGCGGGTGGCGACATAATTCGCGGGATCATGTCCCGACGGAATCTCCTGGCGCTTGCGTAAAGTTCGCGAGCGGCTCGCCATGTCGTAATCGAACACTTCCGTGGGCGTCGTCATCGACGAATAGCTGAAGCGTAGCCGCGTGGTGTCGAATTCGTAGCCGCCATGAGTATCGAGCGAATAGGCAGCCTCGTCGAAAGCGATCGCGTGCTCGTTCCCGGTCGCGAGATCGCGAATGACGATCGACGGCAACGCATTGGTGCGCTCGAGCCGCACCATGTGGCCGGAATAAAGCTCAAAGTCGAGCACATAGGTGCCGGGGCGATACGGGATCAGGTCGCGCCAGTTCGCGCGTTCTGGCTCTGCCAGCGGCGCGGTTACGATTTTGAAATCGATGGCGCCGTCGGCGTTGGTGAGGATGAAAAGCTCATTGCCGCGATCGGCGACGGAATATTGCACGCCGTCCTCGCGCGCTGCGATCAAGCGCGGTGTCGCCTCGGCCTCGGCGAGATCGATCAGCCGCTGCTCGGAGGTTTCATGATCGCCGCCGGCGATCACGCAGAAGCGACCGCTGGCGCTCTCATGAATATGCGTGAACCAGCCGGTGTCCCGCTCCTCGTAAACGAGCACGTCATCGGACGGCGGCGTACCGAGCCGATGGCGATAGACCTGCATCGGGCGATGATTGTCGTCGAGCTTGACGTAGTAGAACGCACACGAGTCCGCGCTCCACACCACGCCGCCGTCGGTCTCCTCGATGACATCGGCGAGATCGGTGCCGCTGTCCCAGTCGCGGATCCGGATCGTGAAATATTCCGAGCCGCGATCGTCGGCGCTCCACGCCTCGAGGCGATGATCCGGAGAATGACGCGCGCCGCCGAGCTGAAAGAATTTCTTGCCTTCGGCGAGTTCGTCGCCATCGATGAGAAAGCGGGCGTCGCCGCCTTCGCGCGGCTGCCGTCCGATCATGCGATGCTGGCCGCCCTCGCGGTATTTCGTGAAATAGGCGAAGGGTCCGTCGGGCGAGGGGACGGTGGAATCGTCCTCCTTGATGCGGCCGCGCATTTCGGCGACGAGCTGCTTTTGCAGCGGCTCGGTCTCCGCGAGCAGGGCATTCGAATAGGCGTTCTCGGCATCGAGATAGGCGCGGATGTCCGGCGCCAGCAGCGACGGCTCGCGCAACACTTGCTGCCAGTTCGCATCCTTCAGCCAGGCGTAATCATCCGTGATGGTGACGCCATGGTGCGCATAGCTCTGCGGCCGGCTTTCGGCTTTCGGGGTTGTCGGTGTCGATGTCATGAAGAGAGATGCCTGCGATCGGAAGCGCAGGCCGTGCGCGTCCGGCGTGCGCGAGGGATGAACGTGTCCGTGTTCATAGGAGGGCGCGCGCGCAACGGCAAGCGGAGTGCGCGGCGGAATCCGGTTTGATGCCGCGCAAAATTACCGGAAGCACATTTTGGTTCGGGCGATCGTCACTTCAACGTCAGCCGTGATCGGGCACGTCGAGCCCGCTGGCGGCATACTGCCGTATCTTGTTGCGCAGGGTGCGAACCGACACGCCAAGCACCCTTGCTGCGCGGGTGCGGTTGCCGTCGCAACGCGCCAGCGTCTGCAGCACAAGCTCCCGTTCGACTTCGGTGACCGTGGAGCCGACCAATAGCGGAATCACCGCGTCGGGCGTGAGCGCAGCTTGATCCTGCGGCGAGCTTTGCGCTCCGGTTTGCAAATTCTGGGTCATCAGTCCCTCGCGAAGCGGCTTGCTTCCGAAGAAAAAGCCGACTGGATTGAGACCCCCGTCCCCCGTTACGAAGCTGTAATGATATAGTTACCAGATTATTAACACACCGTGCGGGACCAGGAAGAACCTGAAAAATAAGGGAAAAATCATTGTTTTGGTGGCAAAAATGCGCGTAACAGTAGAGTGTTATATCTGAATGATATTCTAACGCGAGGTGTGTCCCCGGTCATCGCAATCATCGATTGCGGTCTCATGCAGCGGCGAATCGCTTCGTCGGTTGAACGCATCGCGCAACAGATCGTATTCGGCCATCCCCGCCGCCATCGCGATTACGAAGACGATCACGGGTCCGCTCAGTCCCGCGAGATTGACCGGCGCCGGACCCGGACACAAGGTTGACCCAACCCCCAGCCGATGCCGAACAGCACCGCGCCCGTGACCGGCGATGCATCGATATCGCGGCAGTCGAGCATGCGGATTGCACCTGCCGCGCTCGGTCCCTACGCTTGCGGGCCGTCCGAATCATTTCCGCCCTTCGCACCCGGAGAATTCCCGTATGCCGTCATCGTCTCTGTTTCGCGCAGTCCTGTTCGCGCTGGCCGTCTGCTTCGGCCTGTCCTCCGCTGCCCGCGCCGACAGCGGCGCGGTGACGCTGACGATCTACAAGGGCGGCTGGATCATCGGCGCGTCCGGCGGCGGCGGCACGCTCACCTTTCGCGGCCGGCGCTATCCGCTCTCGATCGGCGGACTGGATTACGGCCTGGTGTTCGGCGGATCGAAGACCGTGCTGCGCGGCCGCGTCAGCCACATCAGCCGGCCTTCCGATGTCGCTGGCGTCTATGGCGCGGCGGGCGCGGGGCTGGCGATCGGCGGCGGCGCCCGCGCCATCGTGCTGACCAACCAGAATGGTGCGGTGCTGGAACTCTCCGGCCGTCAGTATGGCCTGATGGCCAACGCCGATCTCTCGGGCCTTGCGATCACGATGAAATAGCGGCGGTCCGCGTCAGCGAGCGCCGCACCGCCGGCGCAAAGCAATAGACGCGCAACCGCCATTGTGATTGAACTCAGCATACCCTTTTTCTGCAGCAGAGTTATATCTGTGCTAGGTACGGGGGTGTGGACAGCAAGAATGGGTGCGACTGTGTTCGGATTTAAAAAAAAGAAAGAGATTTTGCAAATCTGCTTCGGCATTGACACGCGGACTTTCAAGGTCGTTCGGGTGGTAGGAAGAGAAGGCGGTACCTACGACGTCGATGGTCAAGGCCCTCATGAAAATCTTGAAAAGAATTCAGTAGAAACGGCAGTGAGGCTCACTCATGGCTACATTGCCGAACTCAGTTGCTGGCCCGCTCACCAATGCGATGAGTCTCTTATCCAGCAAATCGAAGCCGATTTAAAGACGAGGGCCGAGGAGATGAAAGAGGCCGCCAATGCGGCGCCAGGTCAAGAGACCGATAGTCGCTAACTGACCTTCATCATCGCTTCAAAGCTTCGAGCTACGCTACCCTCAGCGCCTACCGGGCTGGTCTCGCTTGAAAGGCGCAGTACCTTCACAAGGCGATTGCGCATAGCAACAAGGCCCCAACATGGGGCCTTGTTGCGTGAGATCGTCTCGATCATGCGGTCCTCAAGCATAAAGCGTTAGAACACCGGCGCTGCTCATCACTCCAGTGAAGCACGGATTCGTTGGCAAGGTGCAGGACTGGCCGCATTCGTCGTTTCATCGCGACGTGTGGCGCAGCTTGTTTCCGCTCGACCGGGCAGGCGATGCCGATGCAAGGGCGAGTTTGGCGAGGCGTAATGCCCGCGTGGTCGGGCAGGAATTGGTCGATTAGCTTCGCCTAACCCACCCTGCACATTCACAACACCTTGTTGCTTTCCTTCACGGCTTCCGCTTCGACATAGACCTGTCCGCCCATCTCCTTGAATTTCTCGCTCATCTGCGCCATGCCGTCTTCAATGACGCCTTTCATCGTCATGCCGACGCCGGCGAGCTTACCGTCGGGATAAAGCGCCGCCTTCTCGTTGTCGCCCAGCGTGGCGGCGTAGTCGCGCACGTCCTGCGTGATCTTCATCGAACAGAACTTTGGGCCGCACATCGAGCAGAAGTGCGCCACCTTGTGCGCGTCCTTCGGCAACGTCTCGTCGTGGAAGGCCACCGCCGTTTCCGGATCGAGGCCGAGGTTGAACTGGTCCTGCCAGCGGAAGTCGAACCGCGCGCGAGAGAGAGCGTCATCGCGCAGTTGCGCCGCCGGATGGCCCTTGGCGAGATCGGCGGCGTGCGCCGCGATGCGATAGGTTATGACGCCGGTCTTGACGTCGTCGCGGTTCGGTAGCCCGAGGTGCTCCTTCGGCGTGACATAACACAGCATCGCGCAGCCGAACCAGCCGATCATAGCGGCGCCGATACCCGAGGTGATGTGATCGTAGCCCGGCGCGATGTCGGTGGTCAGCGGTCCCAGCGTATAGAACGGCGCTTCGCCACATTCTTTAAGCTGCTTGTCCATGTTGATCTTGATCTTGTGCATCGGCACGTGGCCGGGGCCTTCGATCATCACCTGGCAGCCTTTCTTCCACGCGATCTGCGTCAGTTCGCCGAGGGTTTCGAGTTCGGCGAACTGGGCGCGGTCGTTGGCGTCGGCGATCGAGCCCGGACGCAGACCATCTCCCAATGAAAACGACACGTCATACTTGCGCATGAGGTCGCAGATCTCCTCGAAGTGGGTGTAGAGGAAGCTCTCCTTGTGGTGGGCGAGGCACCACTTCGCCATGATGGAGCCGCCGCGCGAGACGATGCCGGTGACGCGGTCGGCGGTGAGGTGGATGTAGGGCAGGCGCACGCCGGCATGGATGGTGAAATAATCGACGCCCTGTTCGCACTGCTCGATCAGCGTGTCGCGATAAAGCTCCCAGGTCAGTTTCACCGGATCGCCGTCGCACTTCTCCAGCGCCTGATAGATCGGCACCGTTCCGATGGGAACGGGCGAATTGCGCAAAATCCATTCGCGCGTGGTGTGGATGTTGCGTCCCGTCGAGAGATCCATCACGGTGTCGGCGCCCCAGCGGATCGCCCACACCATCTTGTCGACTTCCTCCTCGACCGATGAGGTCACCGCGCTGTTGCCGATGTTGGCGTTGATCTTCACCAGAAAGTTGCGGCCGATAATCATCGGTTCGAGTTCGGCGTGGTTGATGTTGCAGGGGATGATGGCGCGGCCGCGCGCGATCTCCTCGCGCACGAATTCCGGCGTGACGAAGGCCGGCACCGAGGCGCCGAAGCTTTCGCCGTCGGCCAGCGCCGCTTCGGCGCGTTCGAGTTGCTGCTTCCGCCCGATGTTCTCGCGTTCGGCGACGTAGATCATCTCCTTGGTGACGATGCCGGCGCGAGCGAATTCAAGCTGGGTGATCTTGTGGCCATCGAGGCCGCGCAGCGGCTTGTGATGCGCGGTGAACGACTTCGCTGCGTGCGACGCGCCGACATTGCCGTTGTCCTCGGGCTTGATGACGCGACCGTCATATTCCTCGACGCCGCCGCGTTCCTTCACCCAGGCAAGGCGCGTGCGCGACAGGCCGGCGTTGACGTCGATGGTGACGTCCGGGTCGGTATAGGGTCCCGATGTGTCGTAGACTGGCAGGTTCGGCTCGCCCGCGCCTTCGCTCAGGATGATCTCGCGCAGCGGCACGCGCAGGTCGGGTGCGGCCTCGGGCACGGAGAAAACCTTGCGGGAGGAGGGCAGGGCGCCCGTGGTGACGGCGGGGCGCGTGGTGTCCGGATTGGAGCGGATGTTCATGGCGTTTCTCCGGTACGAGGAATTGCGTTCAGTGCAGATAGCCGAGAAGGCAGAAGACGAGGCCGATCACGAGCCAGATGCATCCGGCCAGGATCGGCATGGCAGCGTGGCGCAGGAATGCGCGCGCCCCCGAAAACAGAAATGGCGGTTCGACGATGCGGATCGCGCCGGCAATAACCAGCAGCCAGCCGAACAGCGTCACGATCACGCGCCAGTCCGCGGTCCAGACATTGTGCGTCAGGACGATGGCGAGGCCGGCCGGCATCACCATCAGTCCGGCGAGGAACATCAGCGCGCGGCTGGCCAAAAACTCCTCGGCCATGGAGTGGAAACTCTGTCGGTTGAGCAGCACGGCGAGACCGGCCGTCATCATGACCGGGCCGATCAGCCGTGCGATGAAGATGGATGTCTGCATGACGGTACCTCATGCGGTTTCACGGACTTGTTCCAGCCACGCGCGCACCCGCGCGTCGGGGTCTGGGTTCTGCGTTACGTCGCTGACCACGGCGATCGAGTCAGCACCGGCGGCGAAAATTTCCGCCGCCTGTTCGAGCTTGATGCCGCCGATCGCGACCAGCGGGATGTTGCCGACGCGCTCTTTCCACTCGGCGATTTTCGCGATGCCCTGCGGCTCGAAGCGCATCGATTTCAAAGTGGTGAAGAAAATCGGCCCCAACGCGACATAATCCGGCTCGGCTGCGAGCGCGGTATCGAGTTCGGCATCGTCATGGGTGGAAAGGCCGAGCGTCAGCCCCGCCTTGCGGATCTCGTGGATGTCGGCCGTCGTGAGATCCTCCTGGCCGAGGTGAACGTGCTTCGCGCCGGCCACGATCGCCGC from Nitrobacter sp. NHB1 carries:
- a CDS encoding helix-turn-helix domain-containing protein: MTQNLQTGAQSSPQDQAALTPDAVIPLLVGSTVTEVERELVLQTLARCDGNRTRAARVLGVSVRTLRNKIRQYAASGLDVPDHG
- a CDS encoding thiamine phosphate synthase encodes the protein MPYPDRFYPVVDTLDWVRRLTGLGVGTVQLRAKDLNDGESLQLVTDALRIVKGTPTQLVVNDYWRAAIVAGAKHVHLGQEDLTTADIHEIRKAGLTLGLSTHDDAELDTALAAEPDYVALGPIFFTTLKSMRFEPQGIAKIAEWKERVGNIPLVAIGGIKLEQAAEIFAAGADSIAVVSDVTQNPDPDARVRAWLEQVRETA
- a CDS encoding S9 family peptidase, whose translation is MTSTPTTPKAESRPQSYAHHGVTITDDYAWLKDANWQQVLREPSLLAPDIRAYLDAENAYSNALLAETEPLQKQLVAEMRGRIKEDDSTVPSPDGPFAYFTKYREGGQHRMIGRQPREGGDARFLIDGDELAEGKKFFQLGGARHSPDHRLEAWSADDRGSEYFTIRIRDWDSGTDLADVIEETDGGVVWSADSCAFYYVKLDDNHRPMQVYRHRLGTPPSDDVLVYEERDTGWFTHIHESASGRFCVIAGGDHETSEQRLIDLAEAEATPRLIAAREDGVQYSVADRGNELFILTNADGAIDFKIVTAPLAEPERANWRDLIPYRPGTYVLDFELYSGHMVRLERTNALPSIVIRDLATGNEHAIAFDEAAYSLDTHGGYEFDTTRLRFSYSSMTTPTEVFDYDMASRSRTLRKRQEIPSGHDPANYVATRVVAKANDGAEVPVSILHRKDFARDGRAPLLLYGYGSYGHAMPASFSANRLSLVDRGFVYAIAHIRGGADKGWGWYLDGKREKKTNSFDDFAASGRALIAANYTSAKRIVGHGGSAGGMLMGAVANRAGELFAGIVAEVPFVDVLNTMLDDTLPLTPPEWPEWGNPIASEQDFRTILSYSPYENVAAKDYPAILAMGGLTDPRVTYWEPAKWIARLRATMTSGGPVLLRTNMGAGHGGASGRFDRLDEVALAYAFALWAVKRDQAA
- the thiC gene encoding phosphomethylpyrimidine synthase ThiC is translated as MNIRSNPDTTRPAVTTGALPSSRKVFSVPEAAPDLRVPLREIILSEGAGEPNLPVYDTSGPYTDPDVTIDVNAGLSRTRLAWVKERGGVEEYDGRVIKPEDNGNVGASHAAKSFTAHHKPLRGLDGHKITQLEFARAGIVTKEMIYVAERENIGRKQQLERAEAALADGESFGASVPAFVTPEFVREEIARGRAIIPCNINHAELEPMIIGRNFLVKINANIGNSAVTSSVEEEVDKMVWAIRWGADTVMDLSTGRNIHTTREWILRNSPVPIGTVPIYQALEKCDGDPVKLTWELYRDTLIEQCEQGVDYFTIHAGVRLPYIHLTADRVTGIVSRGGSIMAKWCLAHHKESFLYTHFEEICDLMRKYDVSFSLGDGLRPGSIADANDRAQFAELETLGELTQIAWKKGCQVMIEGPGHVPMHKIKINMDKQLKECGEAPFYTLGPLTTDIAPGYDHITSGIGAAMIGWFGCAMLCYVTPKEHLGLPNRDDVKTGVITYRIAAHAADLAKGHPAAQLRDDALSRARFDFRWQDQFNLGLDPETAVAFHDETLPKDAHKVAHFCSMCGPKFCSMKITQDVRDYAATLGDNEKAALYPDGKLAGVGMTMKGVIEDGMAQMSEKFKEMGGQVYVEAEAVKESNKVL